A window of Pseudomonas denitrificans (nom. rej.) genomic DNA:
TACAGGGTTCCCGCAGCTGGGCGAAGCCCGAGACGTCGGGCCTGCCCGCGGACGATCAGCGCACGCCCTCACCCGCCATGGCGTCGGCGGTGAACACCGAGTCCTTGTAGGGCGGCACGATGCGGTACTGCTCGCTCTTGCCGGCGAACAGGTCGCCGGCGAACCAGGCCCCGGAGAGCAGGTCGTAGAAGCCGTTGGTGAGGGTCACCACGCCGGGCAGGTCGGGCATCACCACCGGCGAGGTCCAGACCACCTTGGCCAGCTGGTTGCGGGCGTCGTAGCGCTCGCCGAGCACGGCGGCCCAGGTGTCCTCGTCCAGGTAGTAGGTGCTCTTCGGCATCACATGGCGCTGGCCGTCCTTGAGCGTCGCTTCCACCACCCAGACGCGGTGCAGTTCCCAGCGGATGGCGTCGGACTTCAGGTGGTGCGCGTCGAGCATCGATTCGGCGCTGGCGGCGGTGAACACCTTGTTGGCGTTGTAGGGGATGTACATCTCCTTCTTGCCCACCAGCTTCCAGTCGAAGCGGTCGACGCGGCCGTTGAACACGTACAGCTCGTCGAAGCTCATGACCCCGGCGGTGGCCGGCGTCGGTGTATCGCAGCAGGCGTTGGGCAGGCGGCGCACGCGGCGCTGGCCGGGCAGGTAGGTCCACACGGCAGCCTTGTCGGCGTTGAGGTTCTCAAGGCCGGTGATGGCCTCGCCGGCGCGCAGCGGCGGGCCGTCGTTGATCATGCGGATGGACCAGAACACGCCCTTCTCGCCGCTGCCGCCGGGCA
This region includes:
- a CDS encoding DUF1329 domain-containing protein, whose translation is MKHNKKVVSLLTALSASLLFAHGAFGAVSAEEAGKLKTTLTPLGGERAGNADGSIPAWTGGYTQVDPAYKDGGKRGDPFASEKPQLTITAQNMAQYADKLTPGIQAMLKKYPDSYRLEVYPTHRSAAAPQSVYDATFANATSGKLVEGPAGPMPEGAAGGIPFPIPGNGVEAIWNHLLRWRGASWHSNFNQYLTTADGKHVLTNDSRGDFQMPWYLPGGSGEKGVFWSIRMINDGPPLRAGEAITGLENLNADKAAVWTYLPGQRRVRRLPNACCDTPTPATAGVMSFDELYVFNGRVDRFDWKLVGKKEMYIPYNANKVFTAASAESMLDAHHLKSDAIRWELHRVWVVEATLKDGQRHVMPKSTYYLDEDTWAAVLGERYDARNQLAKVVWTSPVVMPDLPGVVTLTNGFYDLLSGAWFAGDLFAGKSEQYRIVPPYKDSVFTADAMAGEGVR